Sequence from the Magallana gigas chromosome 4, xbMagGiga1.1, whole genome shotgun sequence genome:
CTGATCGTTtattttgatgcaatatattGACGTCAAGGTCAAATACAGAGGATCTGCAAGGGGTAAAATGCAAATGTAAGTAAAAAACAAGTTATAGCGATTATtcagtgaacatggcgttatgtaTAGCAACTGCTCACGCCATGTTCAATacataacgttgtttatttcttgtaaGAATCTTACTATTCGGCGCACGAATTGGGATtcaaaagaacaaattaaacGAATAAAATGACCCGTATGCCTTCATATTCGAAGATataacaaaaatgattttatttataagttCTTGTAATTGCAATTgacaatttataattataaattaataacaTAACATGTTTCCAATCTTTTGTACGGCGTCTTCGCGTGGTTTGTACCTCGAATATTTTAGTTCAAATTGAACATACTTATGGCATTaaccttgtttatttttttcaaaactcaattttgtttgtaaaactcTTTAGAAAAAAGATGAATTTAAACCCAAAAAAttttttagttcaaatttttgattattacatatatgtactaGTATCTTTATTTGAGTTTTGAGTATAGCAAAATCTGATTCtcattttatcaatcattcTCGCATCATTTTAACGATCTTTCATCTTTAAAGGAAGCAATTCTTGAAGGAAAACAAATAACTAACATGTCATCTAAAATGTCTTACGAAAATTGGTTAATAAAAATTTTCCTAATTTATTTTGGAATATGAGATGCTTAGGAAAGTGTGAtagaaaaataatgtatttcgtacatgtatgtggaggcgttttgttgaattaaattcaaaattgatgaGAACATGTTTCGAAATCCTTTGTTACTCGTAGTTTTTACTTCCAATTAGCAGAATGATAGCAATTTTAATTTACAGTATACATCGAATAAAATTCTACATATACACTAAGCAATTTTGACCTACAGTTTACATCGaataaaatttgacataaaCTGATTCATTTACAAAGAGCTCTATGTTTTGTGAATGTTTTGTGAATGTTAAATAAAGCAATTTTGATTTACACTTTACATCGAATATCATTCTAGATAAACACTAAGTTAATGTATTGATGATTGCTTTCATTATTTATATGAATGTATAACTTAAATAAGTTAAATCATAATAGAAAGGTACTCACCGCTGAGGTATAAAACATCTGGcttagaaataaatatttctttgtgtGCGTTTTAGTAGGGAGGCCTAACTAAACAGTACATATGTTGACCCTAAGTAGATTGTTATCTTTTTGCCTTTTACAAAACAAGAGGTTCCCGGATGTGATCACATGTATCTTTTTTCCCGTCTGTTCTTTCTCTTACCAGATCAGAAGTAAGTAAAATAGATGATCATATGAAAGTAGTGTATACACTTTGTCGCTCAAAACAAATTGTCCGGTAGCTAATACAGTAAAGCATGAAATGATACAATTATTAACAAcctttaaatttaataataaacaaaaatgtaattgttaaatttGACTTTAGTATTGTTGTTCTTTGGTTATCCACTAGCTATGAATTTCAGCGAAACTTACATTGATTGCTAcaaacaatcaaagtactgaagtactgaaagccgggctcttttggtgtgtctttatgcatattgtgtagtaaagactgaaaatctctctctctctctctctctctctctctctctctctctctctctctctctctcatgcttttaaagTCGGCAAAGCATTAGAGAGCGACccaattttgtaagcggctataaacaaaaaatatgtctggtagaagttaaaaagttcaacagttgctgccttgaattttgcaacaagcattatatattcaatccccatttcttcatcgtgcagcaaagtagttcatgaaaattcatgcgcattgtatgtgtccaaaatgattagtaatgttttaaaaacacgttattaataagaaaactaaaaaagataaataattcattcgaaattttaagaaagaaacaaaatgccaacacttttgacaaaacgtggctctttgtgtaactatttggtatagcggaagctttaccttgacgctgtttggttttttgtttacttttgaagttgtgttatttatagtaacattggcgatttgcctgcctatagccaggactctgctttcagcagagcccggctaaaaacaCATTGGAAATCAAACAGAATTTCAATTTTCCAGATTGTTACATGTAGAGAACATTTTGGCATTAAAGATGAaataatacacaaaaaaaattttcaacagATTAAACAACACATCCTGGATGTTCACAGTAATTGTTTTACacggaaaaataaaaaacaaacggATTACAACAAGAAGAACgaatttttacctttttattCGATTCAGCGAAGTCAACACATTTTAAAGTCaaagaataatatgaaattcatttttactaCTGCCTTTTTTGTTCTATCATTTTAAGCATCTATAGTTTCCCTTTTTACAACTTCATACAAAGAATATCTATGATTCATGTAAGGAAACAAATGTAGTGCACACATTAAAAACATCAAGACGTTATAAATTTGAACTTACCTCTAGTGCAAATTATGATTTCAATTGTACTTTAATTTTTGTCTTTGGAATAAAGTTTAGCATGTAAATTATTGGCATACATCTGCGCAGGGGCACTATAAAAGTAGCTAAGACAGCCAATTCCTTCTGTTCAAACTTGATTTCATTTTTGCTTAGTTTTAATTTCGCTGATTACAGAAAATACTCAAACGCAAGAATTGTAACACTTGTTTTTAAGCAATGAGGTTAGCtataaaaattacaacatgAATAAGATTCTTCCTTCATCTATAGTACTGGAAGTTCGATTAGATTACATTGTATAATTATCGTATATAACGTCATCTTATTTCTCATAAAAGGATACGTCTCTAGGAAGGAAGGAACGTGGACATCAGTCCTTGTAAAGTCATAGCCAAGGGTTCTTACATCCTTCTcaaattgatttctgtaattTCTTGCACTCATACAATTCCCCtatcaatgaaaataacattgatAAACAGTGGAGTTCTGTCAAAGTCGTTATTATTTCCAATGATGATAGCAAGAATGGACACtcgaaaaatataaatcatataacGTTGCATGAAGTATGAAGTGAACAACAAATGTAAAtcattattgataatatttctaCGATATAAAATGCAAATCACAGACAAAACATATAAGTTATCCGCATCGGAAGGCTCATAAATTGCAAAGAGGCGGGTGGAAGTGCCCTCCATCAAGactatttttttgaaaaaaaattccaattaaaaagtttttctataAAGTATTAACGCTGATTTGGTTAAATCAACAAGTATTTTTCTTACAGGTCAACGATTTTCTTCGTCATTACTTCCAGTAGTTTCAACACTAGAGATAcacatgtaaaacatttttacctCATTAAGATTAAATTTCGTTTTATTTAACAATCaatgataataaatgaaaaactcACCCTTGCTAAGTATTTTCcaccaatttttaaaatcttcattgAAAATTCCAATATAGTACAGCTTGTTTCAAACGGATATTCGAAACCTAAAACCGATGAATAAcgaatttcatataaattatttaatatcgAGAAGTCTACACAAGTCACTGAACAACTTTAGTATAATTCAAGGGTGGTTTCGTTGAATATACATCAATATACTGATTGTAAAACTTTTTGTGTTTACCAATCAAAACGGTTTTGCAAAATAATGCAATCATTAACAAAGTCGCGCTTAAACACGATTATAATGTTTATGACTCTAATTTTAGTTATTTGATAGTTTCATTAAGTGCTTGAATAGATGCAAAAGTATTTGCAATGAGTTTATCCCACACATAGCACACTTTCCATATTTTTACTAGCCCTTTCActaaattaatcataataacACAACATCTTACATTTTCCCAATGTCTTTACATACATTTAGTCCAACCATGGAAGCTTATAAATAGTGTTTATTAAAACTATACGTagaaccatatacatgtatcttattgatGTTTCTTCTTCACTCACCGTATTTATCTTTGTCTACTGAAAATTCTGTGAGATCATTAATGACGTAATCATACTTGGTTCCTGACGTCAAAGCTTCTTTGAGCTCAAGAATACAATCACATATCTTGATCTGAAgcaaaataaaagcaaaagaGGCTGTCATTATCTACCCCTCTATATAAGAAATCGCTAGAATAATTCCTAATAAAGATATAATTTGTCTACTGGAAAAGTCTTTCTcagttttttctctctctcaaaaaaCACGTTTCTATTCATGACTACAGTTTTTAATATTATGAGAAAATGTATACATTCTTTCGTCAtctacatttatttgtataatcatttaaaataattgcaCATGCCTTATAGTTTGCACCTTCCCATTTTTCAAGAGTATCCCCGCACACCTTTTTCATATGTTTACTGCAAGCTTTTATAACTTCTTCATCTATCTAcaataaaagattaaaataatttcagatGCATTGATCACAACTAATTTAactgtttatgtttttttttttcattttagtggATAGCAAATATATTCTTTGTACTGATAATTTATGCTATGGTTTTCCTAACTCAAAAACagtttataaattaaagttCTTACTTTCATTTTAGTTTGACTCTTACTTCCGCCATGAGAACATAAGCTGGTGACATTTTTAGAAGTTCGTGTAGGATTCCCCCGTCTCCACCACCCAATATCAGAATGGTTTTATCTTGAAATTCATTTCTTCCTAATCCCAGCAGAGTTTCTGTGTAAACCAAGTCGCTTTCACCAAGCACTGAAAGAGTTTCAAACAatgcattaaatattattttgagaCTGGCATTATCTGACtaacatatcatttttttctgagTAGATTTTACAAGTGTTAGGTTGATTTTAAAATCGTGTAATTTCTGCGCTATGACAAATAACCAAGATATCTACCATGCAGTCTAACTGATATCATTATCGAGAAGTAGAACATTTCCGAATTCTCTAGATTTTGCAATCTTGATATTCTGCCATTTGCTGTCCGTCTCGAACACGATCTCTTCATAGTCCGTTTCAAACAACCGTTCATCACCTGTCTGACCATATGTCCATGTGATACCAGGTCCTCTTCTGATTGGGACACTTAAACTATAGGTATACAGAAATTAGGTAAATAGGCATTTCTGCGctgttaattgatattttttctataattttttttgccaataaaaaaatgaattattcaatTATTATGTAGTATTTACTTtgcaaaaaagaagaaatatagATTGTGGTATATTACAGTAGTATTTATGAATAAACGTAAAGCCCTCTTCTGATtactctgaaaataaaaaagcatAGAAGTTGTTCGCCTGAGTAAAATTGTCTGCTGGATACTAGTATTCAAATCACTCATAATTCACTTACATTGTATAAAtcacttacatttttttttcaacatttaaaaagatatattttctattttttcaaattattgtttCATGTCCTAATGTAGGAATCAAACGGTCTTTATAAAAAGAATGCTAATATACACTAGTATCACCGTACCTTAATTTTTAATGGAGAGAACCAATAAATATTAATTGTGCCGTCTGCTTAATGTATGTTCATTATATATCAAGAACGAACGCCTCAATTTGCAGATGTAAAAgtgataaactttaaaaatccaGAGCAATATTTATACTAATATAGTATTGCAATACTGTAAAGTACTGTTAAATTGTATGCTATGGcaatgtatgtaatgtatacgCCAATAAACTACTACTACTACGAAAAGTGAAAAACCGTGATGACAAACACagaaaagatatttttacaGACTACTTGAATGACAGacaagcaaatttaaaaattacatgtataaatcatacgaaaaaaaagaaaaacagaaaaGACAACCAACCACCAGAACAATCAAACAAAGaaactattaaaaaacaaaaataagcgaaaacagaaaaaacaacaaaacaaaaatatcattttataatttcttttaaccCAGCTTACATTTTGGCATTTTCAGTGATGAGTTCAATGGTTATTAGGCCCATTTATGAATTAATGATGATCGGATgaattatatatgtttaaatttgtcAGTAGATGGAACGTTTCTCCATTCATTTCCAGTCCTAGGTTTAAATGTTGTTTCCTTTTTTACAATTATCGGAGATTCAAGGAAGCTAATATGGGAATTGGccttatttttatgtattcaaTTTAGGCTTTGAACATTGaatgtaaattgatttttcctttgaaaacGTTTACTAGATTAGCCAGATTCATTAAAATGACTGAGGTTTTAATgattgaatgaattttaatttataaggaATTTAGGATtacatttaaatcaattttaagatataaacaTATTATCATTAACAGGTGTCACAATGATTTAATGAATGTTGTAAATTTGCTTACCGACGGATAATCATAAAatgccataaaaaaaaaattaccctgtAATAATTTCATCTTAATGACAAGTATCTTAGGACGTTTAAAGTATCTTTGTAATGAGCACAACATTGTATTCCACACATTTTTATTGCGTGCTTTTTCAAATGTCAATAATCAAAGACTTGTCTGctcttccaaaaaaaaaaaggttccATATTGAGAGTAAAATTATCTTCAGGGATTATCATGGTTGAACAAAAGCTCTAAAGATCAAATTCCATGCATATTTTCTCagaaataaagatgaaataGAAAATGGAATGTGATGTTGAATGAAATGGATCTTTGAATTTTCAAACTGGTTTTTGGGGCGTTTCCTTTACAGGAAACAATGTGCTCTAATAGAGATCTTCAAAGAAAAGTCATTTTTGTGTATCCAAAAAACGTTATAGATAAATAGGAGTGAATGTCATATAGACAGATTCAGATTTAGGTTGataaattcttttcaaatggtacaaaatttagaataaataatttatagatTTATATGATATCGATATATCGACTTTTGTTGCTGCTTATATTCGACGTTTTAATCCTCAAAAGTAATTTGCTCATGTGATTAGTTGAATGAAAtgtcattttctttataatatcATAAGTTGTCatgttatttttgtattaatGTTTATGATGAGTTgcattaaatattgaatcattttttttcatcagatttTGGGGTATCTTAGGGGGGCTGTTTGCGGTTGGAATCATTCTTATTGCTGTGACCTACATCGTTTGTCGATTCAGGTCTCCTAATAGTTGCAGTAAGTAAAACAagttgtgatattttttttcttaaatataaaatttggttACATATTAATATcgcaaatattgatttttcatcaatatttcCTGAACATCATTATTCACGGATTTAGTGAATGAGTCGATGCACAAAATCAAATGATCATCAAAGCAGACAAAGTgtcaaatatttcaatgaataGGATACTTTTCTGTGACATAAGTATTCTCAAAACtttgtattttacaaattaaatgaaatcTGGTCACCAAAAATATCAATCAAACAACCTAACATAACTCATATTACATATgaactatttctttttttaaactctaTCTTTATACAATTTTCAGTGAAAGATTATTCAGATGAAGAAATATTTGATGCAAATTCAGTGACATCACAACGACAACGGTCCTCGTTATTTGTGACAAAGTACTTTATGCGAAGAGAAAGTATTTGGAGATTAAAGACTAGAAGAAAATCGCAACTAACTGTGAAAGTGCATGGGACAAATTTAGGTCATGCAAGTACAAGCAAGTTAGCCGTTCGGGTAGAAAATTTATCGAAAA
This genomic interval carries:
- the LOC105326122 gene encoding spermine synthase isoform X2 — protein: MGTATWMMCFTLDKKTFDSEEAHELYQSLPNVCFDGSAELQTVCDCGERGDKMITATSDDGSHVIIHLYHFAYLTVDITFVVEDIDQIKPLSEPFTLQNLSEKRKNLENHLGQLVKKSESLSVPIRRGPGITWTYGQTGDERLFETDYEEIVFETDSKWQNIKIAKSREFGNVLLLDNDIMLGESDLVYTETLLGLGRNEFQDKTILILGGGDGGILHELLKMSPAYVLMAEIDEEVIKACSKHMKKVCGDTLEKWEGANYKIKICDCILELKEALTSGTKYDYVINDLTEFSVDKDKYGFEYPFETSCTILEFSMKILKIGGKYLARGNCMSARNYRNQFEKDVRTLGYDFTRTDVHVPSFLETYSLYEVVKRETIDA